The Acinonyx jubatus isolate Ajub_Pintada_27869175 chromosome B3, VMU_Ajub_asm_v1.0, whole genome shotgun sequence genomic interval AGAGATATCTGGGCTGAATAAATCAGGGAGTGAGATCCAGAGGCACTAAAAGGTTGGAATATGATGCCTTTCTGGCCGGAGGAGGCTGAAGTCTGGGCCACCTGGTGGCTGCAAGCACTGCTCAGAGTGTCAGCCCCCGCTCCTTAAACAACTGCTTTAGAGCCTCTTCCAGCTGTCGGTTTGTTCCCTGAAGCCCCTTCACCACTTGCGCTGCCCACTCGAAGTATTCCTGGACTCGATGTTCAGACCATCCTGCATGAGAACGGACAGAAAACTGCTCATAGGACATCCAGGACAGTATTGGATTTTGCCCACTTCCTGGAGGGCATGGTGCACGGCCATGAGATGAGTGCCTGATGGGATCTGTCCAGAGCACTTGCCCTGGGCCCAGTTACTGTTATTTCTACGGTGTGAAAGGAGACCAGAGTGGTCTAGTATTAGCTTGGGGAGTCAACAAGAAAGCCCAGGCTCTTTTCTTTCCAGGGGAACTGACCAACCTGTGCCTGGGGAAGGTGGgcgtccctccccttcccctcagggcaggtggggggagcGTACCCTCTGGGGTGCAGCGATTCAGGTCCCTCAGATTGTACAGCTTGTCTGCCAGCTTCACCAGTTTAGCCCCGGGACTGCTGTGGGGAGCCTGCTCCACCTGCAGCCGCTTCCTCTCCAGCTTGGGCAGAGTCTTGTCATCTGTTACCTCCTCCACCAGGCGCCGCACTTGTGCCCCGAAATGCAGCTCCACCTCATCCAGGGTGGTGTCTGTGTCCTCCACTGTGTCATGGAGCAGCGCTGCCTGGGGACAGGCTTCCACTTAGCCCTGCGGCTCCAGCCAAGGGGTGCTCAGGGCTGAATGGGGCCCCTGATCCCCACCCTAGCTCCTAGTGGAGGAACGACGAGAGTTACCTGTAACACCACAATGTCAGTGACTCCCGCCTCATGGGTCAGGATCCGAGCCACACCTGACGGGGCAAAGCAGGAAGTCAGAACTGAGGGAGTCCCAGGCTGCGTGTTGTGGATTCTGTAGAGCCAGATGTGGCTTCTCACTAGCcagatgaccttgggcaagtcctttaCTCTCTTTGGGTGTCAACTGTGCAGAGGAACAGTGATGCCTACCGCCCCGGGTTGTTGTGAGGCTTAAACACGAaaggtgcctggcacaaagcctggtacagagcaggtgctcaatgaGGTGTAGGCCCTCCGCGTTCCCGTCCCGGTCCCCACCCCCTAGACGCCGCTGCGGCTGCTCCCGAGGCGGTGCGCCCACCGATAGGGTGGTTGATGTAGGGTGTCCCTTCGGGGTCCTTCCGCCGCTGCAGTCGGTGCTTGCGAGCTGCGAAGTCGGCAGCCTCCACTAGCTGCGTGGCCTCGGAGCCCATCGCCGGGGTGGGGCAGGCGACTGAGGTCCCCAGAGCCCCTGGAGCCCGAGACGGAGCGTTCACAGCGCCCCCTGGCGCCTcggaggccggggggggggcggttctggCTCACTGGTTCTCTGCAGCTGATACCCTGGCGGAGAGAATAAGGGAGTTTGGGAGCTGCCCTCAGCATCGCAGCCCCTGGCGCAGGCGCTCTCCGGAAGGTGCAGGAAGAACATGGCGGGGCTCCCTGGGAGGCCACAGTCTcggggaaggaggaagacaaaCAAGAAATAAGACAGTGTCCTCACAGTGTGCCACATCCAGGGCTGGAAGACATAGGGGTCTATGGTACCTTGGAGGAAGGGCGTTCACCTAGCCTCTGGGGTCAAAGACAGCCTCTCCCAGGAGGATCCTCTCCTCCCATGAAAAGATAACCTTCAATCTGTCAATGCTCTGAAAATTCTCAAAGTGGTCCAAAAGTGGTTTTCCCTGCAGGGATGGGACTGGTTGCTATGGGCATGGGAGCCTCACCTTTGGGCCTGATCTTCTGGAAATTGGAGCCTACACTAGAAGCCCGCCCAGTAGACTCACAGGCGGCAGTGATGTTTCTGCAAGAACTGTCTTCTTTGTTCTCAGGTGCCTGGAcaaaatgtttgcatttctttcttgtgCCATAAGTGTTCCTGCTTCAGTCCCCAGGCACCTGCTGTGGGCCCCTCGGGTGATAACTGTTGTCTTGCTGTTCTGGGAGCGTGGCATTGTCAGGCCTCAGTAGGCCCTAGGATAACACTTAACACTGCTGGCTGGTGGCCATCAGCCTCCTAGAGAAATCCCCTGTCACAGCAGATGGGATCTATGAGGTTTAAGGGGCAAGAGAGACCCGGAGACCCTGGAAGAGCTTCTCCTGTGCACTGGGACTGGCTAGTTGTGAGGTACAGTTTTCCAATCAGACTGGTAGCTTTTGTGCCTTTGGCTGGTAGCTGGGGCAGATGAGGGCTCAAGGGAAAAGTTAATGGAAGGACTTGCCCTTGTTTTTCAGCTAGTCTTGGTGGTTGTCATGATGCAGAAGTTAGGGAGGAAAGCTCCAGAGCTGTCACTGAGGTCCCTGGGGCCTGAAATGGAACGATCAGAATTCCCAAGGCTTCCACAACAGCCTGGGAGGTGAGAGTGCGTAGACAGAAACGCTTGTCTGTTCGTCAGGCTCATGGCTCAGCTTCTCTCTCATGCTTGCTTCTGCCTTCTGGTCTTCTGAGGCTTTCCCCCTTCAGCTCGGAAAACCTTAGGCAGCTTGGAGACACAGTCCCCATGTTTTCCATCAGAAGATAGAAACTCAGTCCCTTTCATCTCTCTCTAGAGGTTGGTGACAGAGAAGCTTCAGGTTTGTATTAATGGTGCCCAGGggccttgtggttttgatttttatttccttactgtCTGCAGCCATGGCTTAGAAAGAGAGATGTCGGGGTTCCCACCGCCAGGACCGAGGTGGAGGTGACCGCGCATGGACTTTCAGAGGAGGCTGGGCCTTTTGCTCACAGCCCTCAGCGCGGGGCTACTGTTGCTTTTCAGCTGGGTGACGCTTGCTCAGCCCATCTCTCTTTCAGGTACGGcgctctcctctcccctctgcgcGTGCCCCTCTTCAGATCCCTTATCATTTCAGCAGGGGACGGGCTGCTCTGGGGAGCTTGTGGGGAGAAAGGAATCTGCGCTTTTGAGAACGGTCCTTTTCACTCTCCAGAGGGGTCGAAGTGGGGTGTGGGCAGACCATTCTTGCCCGTCTCCAGCCCCCTTGCTCCTCCCTTCAGCACTGGCCCACCACCCCAACTTGTGCCAGACTAGCTGGGATGCTGATGGCCGCCACTACCCCGGTTTTTTCTGTCCTCGGCTGTCGGATACCCCGGAGGAAGCTTACTGCTGTCACCTGCAGGCTGCAGGGGGCTCCTGCTGCACCCGGGCTGAATTTGAGGCCTTGTACCAGGTCAACCTGTCCGCCcttccgcccccacccctcctcaggTGAGAACACCAGCCCCAGAGCCACTGGGATCCAGACAGGGTGTTCCAGCATCCGGGgctctgtttttaaattctggGGCGGAAGGCTTAGTACAGACTAGTGGAGGGGCCGACTTCGAACAGAAAATCGCGTGAATGCATGATTACAAACAGTTTTGTGGAGGAAGTTCAGGAGGCTGTGTAAGCGGGCAACAGGGAGCCACTGCATGCATAgaggggctggggcggggtgggaCAGGTGTCTAGACTAAGAGGATTTTGTAGTCCGAGGATTACACCCGTTATGGGTGGGGTCTTCAATCCTGAATCCGTCCATGAATGGTTTCACGGCACCTGCGAGCCCTCTGAATTTCTAGTTAGGAATTCTATATTTATCTGGGGAGAGGGGTGTCCCGAGCTTTCTCCGGACTCTAAGGGGCTCAGTAACCCAAAGGCTGCAGCAGTGAGCGCGCGGCTGGGGCCAGCACCTTGATACTCTCGCCTCTCCCACAGGGGCCGGGGTCCGCTCCTAGCGCTGGGCCTCTATACCCTGCTGCTCGTGGCCCTGATGACCGCCGACCTCGTGCACTTCTGCCGCAGTCGGGCAGGGGGTCGGCGCCCAGGCAGCCTTGGGCCTCCCTCTGGGTCCTCTGCCGCGCGCCCCCTGCGGATCTCGGCTGGAACACACTAGGCGCGCCCACGGCTATTCTGCGCCGCGGACCCGAGCCCCGCCCCCTCGCCCGGCGCGCTCTCGCGttggccccgccccttccctgacACCCGCTCTGACGCAGGACCGGGGCGGGGCGGCCGACGTCAGATTCCGGAGCCTGATCCCACCCCGCCCCAGAGACTGCGCTTGCGCGCGCCTTGGACTCTGGCTCCGCGATGACTGTGAGTGGTCCAGG includes:
- the LOC113601956 gene encoding protein shisa-like-1, producing MDFQRRLGLLLTALSAGLLLLFSWVTLAQPISLSALAHHPNLCQTSWDADGRHYPGFFCPRLSDTPEEAYCCHLQAAGGSCCTRAEFEALYQVNLSALPPPPLLRGRGPLLALGLYTLLLVALMTADLVHFCRSRAGGRRPGSLGPPSGSSAARPLRISAGTH
- the HDDC3 gene encoding guanosine-3',5'-bis(diphosphate) 3'-pyrophosphohydrolase MESH1, with translation MGSEATQLVEAADFAARKHRLQRRKDPEGTPYINHPIGVARILTHEAGVTDIVVLQAALLHDTVEDTDTTLDEVELHFGAQVRRLVEEVTDDKTLPKLERKRLQVEQAPHSSPGAKLVKLADKLYNLRDLNRCTPEGWSEHRVQEYFEWAAQVVKGLQGTNRQLEEALKQLFKERGLTL